In Georgenia soli, a genomic segment contains:
- the surE gene encoding 5'/3'-nucleotidase SurE has translation MRVLVTNDDGIESPGLTVLAEAALDAGHEVVVAAPHRQYSGASAALTAQESDGQLVLVDKRPPGLPAEVRAFGVKAAPGLIGFVASFGAFGDKPDIVMSGINLGANTGKAILHSGTVGAALSASSHGIRAMAVSIASGDPQHWATARRVTDEALAWLVDQPVGDRVLNVNVPDIAPDRLRGIRPAGLASFGAVQARVKELGTGYVQMSYTGVDAEDEPGTDHYLLARGWATLTVLRAPVEDSSGLTLPRIDGSQSAAEGHEGEPLVDVSTGTVMSTSTDRPSGEIDDGEGGAPV, from the coding sequence GTGCGGGTACTGGTCACCAACGACGACGGGATCGAGTCGCCGGGCCTGACGGTCCTGGCGGAGGCGGCCCTGGACGCGGGGCACGAGGTCGTGGTGGCCGCCCCGCACCGGCAGTACTCCGGTGCGAGCGCCGCGCTGACCGCGCAGGAGTCGGACGGCCAGCTGGTCCTCGTGGACAAGCGCCCTCCCGGCCTTCCGGCGGAGGTGCGCGCTTTCGGCGTCAAGGCCGCACCCGGGCTTATCGGCTTCGTCGCCTCGTTCGGCGCGTTCGGGGACAAGCCCGACATCGTCATGAGCGGGATCAACCTCGGCGCCAACACCGGCAAGGCGATCCTGCACTCCGGCACGGTGGGGGCCGCGCTCTCCGCGTCCTCCCACGGCATCCGGGCGATGGCGGTCTCCATCGCCTCCGGCGACCCGCAGCACTGGGCCACCGCCCGCCGCGTCACGGACGAGGCGCTGGCCTGGCTGGTGGACCAGCCGGTCGGCGACCGGGTGCTCAACGTCAACGTGCCCGACATCGCCCCGGACCGTCTCCGCGGCATCCGGCCCGCAGGACTGGCCAGCTTCGGTGCGGTGCAGGCCCGCGTGAAGGAGCTCGGCACCGGCTACGTGCAGATGTCCTACACCGGCGTGGACGCGGAGGACGAGCCGGGCACCGACCACTATCTCCTGGCCCGCGGGTGGGCGACGCTGACGGTGCTGCGCGCACCGGTCGAGGACTCCTCCGGCCTCACGCTGCCCCGCATCGACGGCAGCCAGTCGGCCGCCGAGGGCCACGAGGGCGAGCCCCTGGTGGACGTCTCGACCGGGACGGTGATGTCGACCAGCACGGACCGCCCGTCGGGGGAGATCGACGACGGTGAGGGGGGCGCGCCGGTGTGA
- a CDS encoding ABC transporter ATP-binding protein: MGRNSGDLPVDRTTVGSDGAGRWWRRAGTLVSTRGRAAETVSEAGPRLVGPADFSPVPDPIVTARGLSKVYGSGNTRVRALDGVDVDLARGELTAVMGPSGSGKSTLMHCLAGLDSPSEGSIVVDGVEISRMSQRQLTKLRRTRIGFVFQAYNLVPTLTAAENITLPMDIARRPVDRERFDTIVRTLELTDRLHHRPTELSGGQQQRVACARALIAAPSVVFADEPTGNLDSTAAAEVLGFLRTSVDELGQSVVMVTHEPTAAAYAHRVLFLADGRLEAELRDPDADSILDALRELGAAREERRDLAPAAARR, encoded by the coding sequence ATGGGCAGGAACAGCGGCGACCTCCCCGTCGACCGCACCACAGTCGGCTCCGACGGCGCCGGGAGGTGGTGGAGGCGTGCGGGCACCTTGGTCAGCACGCGCGGCCGTGCGGCCGAGACCGTCTCCGAGGCGGGACCACGGCTGGTCGGTCCGGCAGACTTCTCGCCGGTCCCCGACCCGATCGTCACGGCCCGGGGTCTGAGCAAGGTCTACGGCTCGGGCAACACGCGCGTCCGCGCGCTCGACGGCGTGGACGTCGACCTCGCGCGCGGCGAGCTGACGGCGGTGATGGGCCCCTCGGGGTCCGGGAAGTCCACGCTCATGCACTGCCTCGCCGGCCTGGACTCCCCGAGCGAGGGCTCGATCGTCGTCGACGGCGTGGAGATCTCGCGGATGAGCCAGCGGCAGCTGACGAAGCTGCGCCGCACCCGCATCGGGTTCGTGTTCCAGGCGTACAACCTGGTGCCGACGCTGACGGCGGCGGAGAACATCACCCTGCCGATGGACATCGCCCGGCGTCCGGTGGACCGCGAACGGTTCGACACCATCGTCCGCACCCTCGAGCTCACCGACCGCCTCCACCACCGCCCGACCGAGCTCTCGGGCGGGCAGCAGCAGCGGGTGGCGTGCGCCCGCGCCCTGATCGCCGCGCCGTCCGTGGTGTTCGCCGACGAGCCGACCGGCAACCTCGACTCCACCGCCGCCGCCGAGGTGCTCGGGTTCCTGCGCACCAGCGTGGACGAGCTGGGTCAGTCCGTGGTCATGGTCACCCACGAGCCGACGGCGGCCGCGTACGCCCACCGGGTCCTCTTCCTCGCGGACGGTCGCCTCGAGGCGGAGCTGCGCGACCCCGACGCCGACTCCATCCTCGACGCCCTGCGCGAGCTCGGCGCCGCCCGGGAGGAACGCCGCGACCTCGCCCCGGCCGCGGCCCGGCGATGA
- a CDS encoding metallopeptidase family protein produces MSRDDFEEAVSEALDLIPPELAEKMDNVVVLVEDEPTAEQLAGEEDLLGIYEGTPLTERDSWWAAGSLPDRITIFRGPTLRMCETEEEVVEEVAVTVVHEIAHHFGIDDARLHELGWA; encoded by the coding sequence ATGTCGCGCGATGACTTCGAGGAGGCCGTCTCCGAGGCCCTCGACCTCATCCCGCCGGAGCTGGCCGAGAAGATGGACAACGTGGTGGTGCTCGTCGAGGACGAGCCCACCGCCGAGCAGCTCGCGGGGGAGGAGGACCTCCTCGGCATCTACGAGGGCACCCCGCTGACCGAGCGGGACTCGTGGTGGGCGGCCGGCTCCCTGCCGGACCGGATCACGATCTTCCGGGGGCCGACCCTGCGCATGTGCGAGACCGAGGAGGAGGTCGTCGAGGAGGTCGCCGTGACCGTCGTCCACGAGATCGCCCACCACTTCGGCATCGACGACGCCCGGCTCCACGAGCTCGGCTGGGCCTGA
- a CDS encoding PfkB family carbohydrate kinase, producing MDVTSTFGPVPAGADPGRVRSAAEAASSFVPDTVPSGRPARPRICVVAPTPLLVVEIASAHEESGQPSDHADIHLHPGGQGLWVARMAVSLGADVTVCAPFGGELGAAIAQMLSTDQLTIHGVAYNAGNGAYVFDLRGEDRETVAHMPPPALNRHELDDLYGTVLVDALESDVLVVTGAEPSSVVPSNFFGRIVRDLRSAGKPVVADLSASAARAAAREGPTVLKMSHEEVVAAGYAERDDTASLRAAAEHLVAEGVGAMVVSRAEAPALLVTPDGASRAVGPVVTPLDHRGAGDSMTAGIAVGLGRGLEVMDALRLGAAAGALNVTRRGLGTGRRDQIERFAGRITIEELD from the coding sequence ATGGACGTGACCAGCACCTTCGGGCCGGTCCCGGCAGGTGCCGACCCGGGCCGCGTGAGGTCCGCCGCGGAGGCTGCGTCGTCGTTCGTCCCCGACACCGTCCCCAGCGGCAGGCCCGCCCGGCCGCGGATCTGCGTCGTCGCGCCGACACCGCTGCTGGTGGTCGAGATCGCGTCCGCCCACGAGGAGTCCGGGCAGCCGAGCGACCATGCCGACATCCATCTCCACCCGGGCGGGCAGGGGCTGTGGGTGGCACGGATGGCGGTGTCGCTGGGGGCCGACGTGACGGTGTGCGCGCCCTTCGGCGGTGAGCTCGGCGCCGCCATCGCGCAGATGCTCAGCACCGACCAGCTCACGATCCACGGGGTCGCCTACAACGCGGGCAACGGCGCCTACGTGTTCGACCTGCGCGGGGAGGACCGCGAGACGGTGGCGCACATGCCGCCGCCGGCGCTGAACCGTCACGAGCTGGACGACCTGTACGGCACCGTGCTGGTGGACGCCCTCGAGTCCGACGTCCTGGTCGTCACCGGTGCGGAGCCGTCCTCCGTGGTGCCCTCGAACTTCTTCGGCCGGATCGTGCGCGACCTGCGCTCCGCGGGCAAGCCCGTGGTGGCCGACCTCTCCGCCTCCGCCGCCCGCGCGGCCGCCAGGGAGGGCCCCACCGTCCTGAAGATGAGCCACGAGGAGGTCGTCGCGGCCGGCTACGCCGAGCGGGACGACACCGCCTCTCTCCGCGCCGCGGCCGAGCACCTGGTGGCCGAGGGGGTGGGTGCGATGGTCGTCTCCCGCGCGGAGGCGCCCGCGCTCCTCGTCACGCCCGACGGCGCGAGCCGCGCCGTGGGACCGGTCGTCACCCCGCTCGACCACCGCGGCGCGGGCGACTCCATGACGGCCGGGATCGCCGTCGGCCTCGGCCGGGGCCTGGAGGTCATGGACGCCCTCCGGCTCGGTGCGGCGGCCGGTGCGCTCAACGTCACCCGGCGCGGGCTGGGGACCGGGCGACGGGACCAGATCGAACGTTTCGCAGGACGCATCACCATCGAGGAGCTGGACTGA
- a CDS encoding mechanosensitive ion channel family protein: protein MDQDTVGDTVGETVEQTVEFLTIVLWVGGGIVAGLLAAIMVASVTRVVARGRPIAGFIRQRCRRPLQLMLATVGAWIGLVVAYPVVQGQEAAAPLWRRVAEHGLLIVEIAAVTWFVAGLVRVAEDMVLAKVGEGAVSTRARRVQTQSQVMRRVGVAVVAVLGVSAILLTFPGARAAGASILASAGVISVVAGLAAQTTLGNVFAGLQLAFTDAIRVDDIVIVEGEFGYIEEITMTYVVVRLWDDRRMIMPSTHFTENPFENWTRHAPALLGGVELDLDWRVPVPAMRAELDRLLAATDLWDGRVGILQVQDATNGVIRIRALVSGKDATSLTDLKYYLREALVDWVQTNAPYALPRSRYEHDVVELMDNAAELDRGQLASDVAELASDAAELAALDGAGHLPQDDTLLAPPLPEDTDIRKARAVAARRARRRADREDRRRAREHGGRLPSGHRPRPSGDSTEVMDLGELEAARQASEGRVAGPDGAEEPEIPVSRPLRRTPVRERTGRASAEQARERTAVLGATTTTGHESSLFTGSPEAEERAQAFSGPGEHVYEEREQTAERRAADERASDDRATHAGRAADDDGDGDGDRVRRPADAERRAPAEDSPTRILGRDATHDADDG, encoded by the coding sequence ATGGATCAGGACACGGTTGGTGACACGGTGGGGGAGACGGTCGAGCAGACCGTCGAGTTCCTGACGATCGTCCTGTGGGTCGGCGGTGGGATCGTCGCGGGCCTGCTCGCGGCCATCATGGTGGCGTCGGTCACCCGGGTGGTCGCGCGGGGCCGGCCCATCGCCGGCTTCATCCGTCAGCGCTGCCGACGGCCGCTGCAGCTCATGCTGGCCACCGTCGGGGCCTGGATCGGCCTGGTCGTCGCGTACCCGGTGGTCCAGGGGCAGGAGGCGGCGGCGCCGCTGTGGCGCCGGGTGGCCGAGCACGGCCTGCTGATCGTCGAGATCGCCGCCGTGACGTGGTTCGTGGCGGGCCTGGTCCGGGTGGCGGAGGACATGGTCCTCGCCAAGGTCGGCGAAGGGGCCGTGAGCACCCGCGCGCGCCGGGTCCAGACGCAGTCCCAGGTCATGCGCCGGGTGGGGGTCGCCGTCGTCGCCGTCCTCGGCGTCTCGGCCATCCTGCTGACGTTCCCCGGCGCCCGGGCGGCCGGCGCGTCCATCCTGGCCTCCGCGGGTGTCATCTCCGTCGTCGCCGGTCTGGCCGCCCAGACCACCCTCGGCAACGTCTTCGCCGGGCTGCAGCTCGCGTTCACCGACGCCATCCGCGTGGACGACATCGTCATCGTCGAGGGCGAGTTCGGGTACATCGAGGAGATCACCATGACGTACGTGGTGGTCCGGCTCTGGGACGACCGCCGCATGATCATGCCGTCCACGCACTTCACCGAGAACCCGTTCGAGAACTGGACCCGGCACGCCCCCGCGCTGCTCGGCGGGGTGGAGCTCGACCTGGACTGGCGCGTCCCGGTGCCGGCCATGCGCGCCGAGCTCGACCGGCTCCTGGCCGCCACCGACCTGTGGGACGGCCGCGTGGGCATCCTGCAGGTGCAGGACGCGACCAACGGCGTCATCCGCATCCGCGCCCTCGTCTCCGGCAAGGACGCCACGAGCCTCACCGACCTCAAGTACTACCTGCGCGAGGCCCTCGTGGACTGGGTCCAGACGAACGCCCCGTACGCCCTGCCGCGCAGCCGCTACGAGCACGACGTCGTGGAGCTGATGGACAACGCGGCGGAGCTCGACCGCGGGCAGCTGGCCTCCGACGTGGCCGAGCTCGCCTCGGACGCCGCGGAGCTGGCCGCGCTCGACGGCGCCGGGCACCTCCCGCAGGACGACACCCTGCTCGCCCCGCCGCTCCCCGAGGACACCGACATCCGGAAGGCCCGGGCGGTGGCCGCGCGCCGCGCCCGCCGCCGGGCGGACCGCGAGGACCGTCGCCGCGCCCGCGAGCACGGCGGCCGCCTGCCGTCGGGCCACCGGCCGCGGCCCTCCGGCGACTCCACCGAGGTGATGGACCTCGGGGAGCTCGAGGCCGCCCGGCAGGCGTCCGAGGGCAGGGTGGCCGGACCGGACGGGGCCGAGGAGCCCGAGATCCCGGTCAGCCGCCCGCTGCGCCGGACGCCGGTGCGCGAGCGCACCGGCCGGGCCTCGGCCGAGCAGGCCCGCGAGAGGACCGCCGTCCTCGGTGCGACGACGACCACCGGCCACGAGTCGTCGCTGTTCACCGGCTCGCCGGAGGCGGAGGAGCGCGCCCAGGCGTTCAGCGGGCCCGGCGAGCACGTCTACGAGGAGCGGGAGCAGACGGCGGAGCGTCGCGCCGCGGACGAGCGTGCCTCGGACGACCGCGCCACGCACGCGGGCCGTGCCGCGGACGACGACGGTGACGGCGACG
- a CDS encoding GNAT family N-acetyltransferase, whose translation MTSESSTRAPGRPVRLIEGQAASERAARALAAYFAELDQRFEGGFEQDLLERVPPEEVTPPHGDFLLVTELGTGKVLGCGGVRVLDEGTVELRRMWLVPDVRGQGLGRFLLRALENRARALGGRRVVLSLNRALTEARALYESAGYEPVDAFEENPYVDLFLGKEL comes from the coding sequence ATGACGAGTGAGTCGAGCACCCGCGCCCCGGGTCGGCCGGTCCGTCTCATCGAGGGGCAGGCGGCGAGCGAACGGGCGGCGCGTGCGCTGGCCGCCTACTTCGCAGAGCTGGACCAGCGCTTCGAGGGCGGGTTCGAGCAGGACCTCCTCGAGCGGGTCCCGCCGGAGGAGGTCACCCCGCCGCACGGGGACTTCCTGCTCGTCACCGAGCTCGGCACGGGCAAGGTGCTCGGCTGCGGCGGGGTGCGGGTGCTCGACGAGGGCACCGTGGAGCTGCGCCGCATGTGGCTCGTGCCGGACGTCCGCGGCCAGGGGCTCGGCCGCTTCCTGCTGCGCGCCCTCGAGAACCGTGCCCGGGCGCTCGGCGGGCGCCGTGTGGTGCTCAGCCTCAACCGCGCCCTCACCGAGGCGCGCGCCCTGTACGAGTCGGCCGGGTACGAGCCGGTGGACGCCTTCGAGGAGAACCCGTACGTCGATCTCTTCCTCGGCAAGGAGCTCTAG